The sequence below is a genomic window from Candidatus Acidulodesulfobacterium acidiphilum.
GCGCCGGTATCGTATCATGGAAAATTTTATATAAGAAGCGGCAGTACTAATCAGGAATTAAAAGGAAAAGAACTTACTAAATTTATGCTTTCTAAATCAGGAAAAGATTGGGAAGAATATATAGAATCAAACAGTTCCGGCGACGATATTAACGCTGAAACCGTTGAAATGTTTAAAAGAAGTGCGGCTAAAAGGTTATCCTTAATAAAGCAGGAAAAGGATAATCATGTGCTTCTCGAAAAATTAAATTTAATAGAGGACGGCAAATTAAAGCGGGCGGGGATTTTACTGTTCGGCAAAAATCCAAAAAAATATTTTACCGGAGCATATATAAAAGTCGGCAAATTTTTATCGGATACTGACGTTATAAGTTCCGATGATATTTTGGGCAATCTTTTTGAGCAGGTAGAAAAGACCTTAGAATTATTAAAATCTAAGTATCTCGTTTCTGTGATAGGCTATAAAGGCCTATACAGAAACGAAACCCTTGAATATCCCGAAGAAGCATTGAGGGAAGCGGTAACCAATGCCGTCGTGCATAGAGATTATGTCGGGGCGCATACACAGATAAAGGTATATCCGGATAGATTAGTTTTATGGAATGAAGGCGGACTTCCTTCGGGAATGAAAATCGACGATTTAAAAAAATCTCATGCCTCAAAACCGCGAAACGAATTAATCGCCGACGTATTTTTTAAAGCCGGTTTAATAGAAACATGGGGAAGAGGAACGGTTAAAATAATCGAAGAATGTAAAAAAGCCGGACTGCCTGAACCGGAATTTAAAGAAGAATTCGGCGGCTTTTCAGTATATTTTTATAAGAAAACGGATTTTTATTCCGAAGATAATTTAAAAAAATTAGGATTAAATCAGAGGCAGATAAAATTAGCCTTTTACATAAAAGAAAATAAAAGCGCAAATTTATCTTCCCTCGAAGGCATAATGCCGGATGTTTCAAGAAAA
It includes:
- a CDS encoding transcriptional regulator; this translates as MCPNKAESQTVEFKESWRDENLKSLCAFANTEGGRLIVGIDNDGNVVGIKNSKKLLEDLPNKINDILGIVPDIKLSRKQNKEIITIKTDYSYAPVSYHGKFYIRSGSTNQELKGKELTKFMLSKSGKDWEEYIESNSSGDDINAETVEMFKRSAAKRLSLIKQEKDNHVLLEKLNLIEDGKLKRAGILLFGKNPKKYFTGAYIKVGKFLSDTDVISSDDILGNLFEQVEKTLELLKSKYLVSVIGYKGLYRNETLEYPEEALREAVTNAVVHRDYVGAHTQIKVYPDRLVLWNEGGLPSGMKIDDLKKSHASKPRNELIADVFFKAGLIETWGRGTVKIIEECKKAGLPEPEFKEEFGGFSVYFYKKTDFYSEDNLKKLGLNQRQIKLAFYIKENKSANLSSLEGIMPDVSRKTLYRDLRELVDKNVLKATGAKKLRMYKPINLK